The genomic interval CCGCCGAGCTGGCCCGCGAGGGCGCGGCGGCACGGGAGCAAGCCCGCACCGCCGGCCGCGAGGCCGCCGCCGCGGGGACGCTGGCGGCCGCGATGGCCGAAGCCAGCCTCTCGGCGGAGCAGCGCGGGGCCGCGGCCGACGCGCTCGCCGAGCTGGCGGAGGCGGCGATGGACGCCGCCGGCGGTCTCCCGCCCGAGCTCGCCGGGGCGCTGGCCGACGCCGCGGCGGCGGGGATCGACGCACAGGCGCTGGAGCGGCTGCAGGAGCTGATGGCGGGCCGGGAAGGCGAGCTGGCGGCGTTGATGGAGAAGCTCGCGGAGGCGGGGCTGGCGCAGGACCGGCCCGGAGCGGCCGAGCCGGGCGCAGCGGCGAGCCTCGACTCCGCGTCGCTGAAGGAGTTTCTGGAGAACCTGGAGCCGAGCGCTTGCGACGGCGGCTTGATTGCCGGCGCCTGCCGCACCCCGGGCCGGGGGGGCATCTCCCGCGGCCGCGGCGACGCCGAGATGACCTGGCGCGACCCGGTGAGCAGCGAGGGCGCGTCGTTCGAGCCGCAGGTGCTGCCGCCCTCGGCCCGCCGCGATCCGAGCCAGTCGATCAAGCTCGGCGTGAGCCGGGCCGCGCCCGAGGTCGACGCCGGGGGCGGATCGGCCGGGGGCGCCCTCAACGGCGTCACCTCTTCAGGCGGCGGATCCGCCGCGACGGCCGTGCTGCCCCGCCACCGCGCCGCCGTGCAGCGCTACTTCGACCGCGCCGGCGGATGAGCTCTGCCCTCCCGCGCGACACCGGCCGGGGATCCGCTAGCGTCCGCTCATGGCGGACCTGCTGAGCCCCGACGAAGTCGCCCCCGTCGTCGCGGGGCTCGACCGCGTGCTCGGCTCCCTCGACGCCGCCCTGCTCGGCCAGCCGCGGCTGCACCGGCTGGTGATGATCGGGATCCTCTCGCGCGGGCACGTGCTCCTGGAGGGCATGCCCGGCGTCGGCAAGACGGTGCTGATCCGCACCCTCGGCGAGCTGCTGCGCCTGGGGTTCAGCCGCGTGCAGTTCACGCCGGACCTCATGCCCGGCGACATCACCGGCTCGCTCATCCTCGAGGAGGGCGACGACGGGAAGCGGTCGATGGCCTTCAAGCCCGGCCCGATCTTCACCAACGTGCTGCTCGCCGACGAGGTGAACCGGGCGAGCCCCAAGACGCAGTCGGCGATGCTCGAGGCGATGGCCGAGCGCCGCGTCACGGTGATGGGCGAGACGCGCGAGCTGCCGAGCCCCTTCTTCGTCCTCGCGAGCCAGAACCCGATCGACCTGGAGGGCACGTACCCGCTGCCCGAGGCGCAGGTCGACCGCTTTCTGTTCAAGCTCAACGTCGGCCGGCCCTCGGCCGCGACGCTGGAGAAGATGATCTCCGGCCGACGGCGTGGCGAGGCGGGGGCGGCCGCCGCGGCGGGGGCGGTCGAGGCCGACGAGCTGCAGCGCTGGTTCGCCGCGATGGAGCGGGTGGCCCTGCCGCCCGCGGTCGCGGCGTACATCTCGCGGCTCGTCGCGGCAACCCACGCCGACGACGCCGACGCGCCCGACCTCGTGAAGCGGTACGTGACGCACGGGGCGAGCCCGCGGGCGGCGATCGGGCTCGCGGAGTCGGCCCGCGCCCACGCGCTGCTCGCCGGCCGGCCGGTCGCCGGGTTCGAGGACGTGGACGCGGTGGCCGGGCCGGTGCTGAACCACCGGATGATCTTGAACTACCAGGCCCGGTTCGAGAAGGTGCCGGCGGATGATGTGGTGGCGCAGCTGCTGTCGTCCGTCGACGCGGTGGCGGGCGCCGTGCCCGCGGGGGTGACGGCGTGAAAGCAACGGCCGCGACGCCATCGGGGTGCCACGCCGCTTGCGGGGTGAGCGTGCGTCGGCGGCTCCCCACCCCCCAAGGGGCGTGGCACCCGAGCCTCCCGCGGACCGTCGCCGTGTTTCTGCTTTTGTTGCTCTGGTCCGCGGCGACCGTTCGGGCCTCCGCCGGCACCGAGCGCTACGGCGACGTCACCGTCTCGATCGGCGACGCCGATGGCCCCGCTTCCTTCCGCGGCTACGTCCGCCACGCGGTCACGCTCCGCAACGACGGCGGCGTGGCCCGCCGCGTCACGATCCGCCTGCCCGAGCACAGCTACGGCGGCGGCGACCACCTGCAGTCGCTCTCGCGGACGTTCTCCGTCGAGGCCGGCGGCACGGCGAACGCCGAGCTGCTGTTCCCGCCGCTGGAGGTCCGCGGCAGCGGCAACGCGGTCGTGAGCATCGACGGCGTGCGGCAGCGCGACGCGGTGCCGGTGAGCATGCGCAGCGGCGGCCACGACGCCGCGCCCGCGGGCCTGCTCGTGAGCCGGACGGTCGACCGCGAGACCAGGAGCCGGCTGGAGGCGGCGAAGGACGCCCACAACACCGCCGGCGGCTCGCCGAGCACCGGCGGCGGCTTCGGCGGCTTCGGCGGCGGCACCGACGACGTGCCGCTCGTCACCGCCGAGCCGATCGAGCAGTGGAGCCGCTCGTGGCTCGGCTACACCGGCTTCTCCGCCGTCGTCGTCGGCGAGAACGACCTCTCCCGCATGCCGCCCTCGGTGGCCGGCGGCCTCCGCGACTGGTCGCTGGCCGGCGGGCAGCTCGTGGTGGTCACCGACACCGAGGGCGAGCGGCCGATGCCGCCGGGCTGGCCGCGCGCGGCCGGCTCCGGCGACGCGGCCATCGGCCTCGGGAAGGTCTCCTGGTGGGGGCCGGAAGCGCCCGAGCGGGAAGCCGACGCGGCCGCGGAAGCGTGGATCAAGGATGCCCTCGCCCACGGCAACGCCGCGCTGCGGCCGCTCACCGCGGAGCAGGCCGAGCGGAGCTTCCCCGTGGTCGAGGGCCTCACCACCCCGGTCCGCGGGCTGGTCCTCCTGATGCTCGTCTTCGCGGTCCTCATCGGGCCGGTGAACATCGGGCTGCTGGCCTACCACAAACGCCGCATGTGGCTGCTGTGGACGGTGCCGCTGGGCTCCGCCGTCTTCTCCGTGGGCGTCATCGCCTTCGCCTTCCTCTCCGAGGGCGTCTCCCCGCAAGCCCGCACGCAAGCGGTCACGTACCTCGACCAGACGACACGCGAGGCGGTGACGATCGGCATGCGCGGCTACTACGCCCCGCTCACGCCCGGCGACGGGCTCCGGTTCCCGATGAGCACGCGGGTCGTCCCGCAGGTCGTCCGGCAGGGCTGGAACGACAGCGGCCGCGGCCGCAGCGTCGACCAGACCAGCGGCCAGCACCTCACCCGCGGCTGGGTCGCCGCCCGCGTGCCGGCCCACCTGGAGCTGACCGACGTGAGCGCGTCGCGCCTGCGGCTGGACGTGGAGGAGCTGCCCGGCGGCGGGATCGCGGTGACCAACGGCTTGGGTGTCGCGGTCGACAACCTCCGGCTGGCCTCTCCGAAAGGCCAGCAGTTTCAGCTGACAGGCACCCTCGCCCCAGGCGCGGTGGAGACGCTCGCTCCGGCACCGGCTCCGTCGACACACGTGGCCGGCGGACACGTCGAGATGCTCCGCCTGCGTCGCTGGGCCGCGGCCGACCTCACCTTCGACGACCACCCCCCCGCCGCCGGGACCTACGTGGCGAACGTCGCCTCCACCCCCTTCGTTGAAGATGGCCTCGACGGCCTCGCAGAGCACCGCATCGACGTGACCATCCTCGGCCGCTACGCCCCCGCCACCGGAGGTGGCGGGTGAAGATCACCGTCAACCGCCTCAAGAAGCGCTTCGGCAAGACCCTCGCCGTCGACGACCTGTCCTTCGGCTTCGAGACCGGCCAGGTCTTCGCCTTCGTCGGCCCCAACGGCGCCGGCAAGACGACGACCATGCGGATGATGGCCACGCTGGACACGCCCGACGGCGGGCGGATCTTCTTCGACGGCCTCGACATCGTGAGCGAGCCCGAGAAGGCCCGCCGGCTGATCGGCTACATGCCCGACAACCTGCCCACGCACCGCGACCTCTCCGTCGCCGACTACCTGGACTTCTTCGCCCGGGCCTACGGCCTCCGCCACCGCGAGCGTTCGCTGATGCTCGGGCAGGTGACCGAGTTCACCAACCTCTCGGGCCTGCTGGAGAAGCCGCTCCGCGGGCTGTCCAAGGGCATGAAGCAGCGCGTCTCGCTCGCTCGGTCGCTCGTCCACGACCCGCCGCTGCTCATCATGGACGAGCCCGCCGCCGGGCTGGATCCGCGGGCCCGCGTGGAGCTGCGTGAGCTCATCAA from Phycisphaera mikurensis NBRC 102666 carries:
- a CDS encoding AAA family ATPase codes for the protein MADLLSPDEVAPVVAGLDRVLGSLDAALLGQPRLHRLVMIGILSRGHVLLEGMPGVGKTVLIRTLGELLRLGFSRVQFTPDLMPGDITGSLILEEGDDGKRSMAFKPGPIFTNVLLADEVNRASPKTQSAMLEAMAERRVTVMGETRELPSPFFVLASQNPIDLEGTYPLPEAQVDRFLFKLNVGRPSAATLEKMISGRRRGEAGAAAAAGAVEADELQRWFAAMERVALPPAVAAYISRLVAATHADDADAPDLVKRYVTHGASPRAAIGLAESARAHALLAGRPVAGFEDVDAVAGPVLNHRMILNYQARFEKVPADDVVAQLLSSVDAVAGAVPAGVTA
- a CDS encoding ABC transporter ATP-binding protein, whose product is MKITVNRLKKRFGKTLAVDDLSFGFETGQVFAFVGPNGAGKTTTMRMMATLDTPDGGRIFFDGLDIVSEPEKARRLIGYMPDNLPTHRDLSVADYLDFFARAYGLRHRERSLMLGQVTEFTNLSGLLEKPLRGLSKGMKQRVSLARSLVHDPPLLIMDEPAAGLDPRARVELRELIKAMTERGKAVFISSHILTELAEIADGAVIIEKGKLLRAGTLEQIKRGSDAPELDADGAELKVQHVAIRVRDRVEELQKALLEMPGVRKVKLAGRHVEADVDGDEDAACDLLAELLKRDYRVMEFKQVEKDLEQLFMSITRGEVS